Within the Glycine max cultivar Williams 82 chromosome 12, Glycine_max_v4.0, whole genome shotgun sequence genome, the region ATATATATCAAAGGGcttcaatttttattgaaatttcataCTAGCCTCTTAATTGATGTAATTTCAATAACTTAAACAGTTGGCTGAATTTggtctctcattttttttctctggcaaatttgatttttcactattttaattgtacaactTTGGTCAATCTACAttcaatatttaacaaaaatattcacATGTCATTGTCACATCAAcatgttttattaaatattaaatattaaatatcaaatcaacgaatatatcaaaattaaacaattaatataGTGAGGGGggcaaatttgaaaagaaaaaaactagatgaaccaaatttacaaaatgacaataataaaagacaaaaactGCAATTAAGCCTAAACAAAAACTGCAATTAAGCCTAAATTGTTTTCAAGATAAGAAACCAATGAGTGTTGGCTCAAAAGGTACCTGTTGGAAAGGGAGCAAAGGATTTGGCACAACCCTCTTTTATGACTTCTAGATCATCAGAGATCACCACAGATCCATCAGCTGCAATACCCCAATACAGCTTCACTCCTCCATCAGAACCCTGCAAACCATGATCATCTTTGTTAAATGCCCTTGAATAACTAAAATATGGCCAAAACAAACATGGTAGATTAGCATACCAGTGCTGCAAAGACACTGCCAACCTTGCTGTCATAGACAACAAAGGCAAAACTGCCATCAAGCTCCTTGACAACTTGATCTGCAGGGTATGGACCCCGGTCACGGAGTGTCTTGTAAGCTTCAATAACAAACATGGCCTCATCAGTACTCTTTGACAATCCATATTGCTTGTTGAGTAGGGACAAGTTGTTCAAGCTCCCCAAGAAGAGACAATATATGTCATCGATCCCACAAAACAGCCTGCAATTGTAAGAAGCCAAATTGAGTTTTCTTTCTATACCTACCATGATTTAACAATTAACACTAATCTCATACTAACACAGTTACACCTTATTTATTTGCAAAATTACACCTACCTCTACTTCACCATATGCTAAAGTACCCTTAATAATAAAGCAATAAAAGTAGGTGCAGCTAACATCAAAATTAAGTGTAGAAATCATTGATCTACAGCAAGAGAATGTTACATAACCTTTGATGACGAGAGAAAGATTGATCAGGACGGACATAAGCTAGAACAGCAGCATCACCAAAGCTCATAGAGCAAGTGTTGTGAGGATGGTGGGAAAGGAAATCTTTGAGAGTTTCCTCGGGAACCTTAGGCTTCTTGGAACCTTTGTAAGATGCAGGGCTGTTGAGCTCTTCAGGTGGATGAGCAAAAGCTTTGTGGAATATAGCCaacattttgattaattatggacCAATCTCTTAGCCTCACTATAGTTGCATAAGaagtattcaaattaaaaaaaaggaaagcagGGATTCTCAGGAAGGGCCATtgtgatatttatatataatcttaCGTGCTACCTAGTACCTACCCCAATGTTGGGAATGGTTAAAGTGGCCTGTTCCAAGTTGTGGGCGTGGGTCCTAGTTTGATGGATAAGTACCAAATTTCAAGAGGTAGTCTCTTAATCTTATCCTGggaagtatttttttcatttaactaATATATACTAGGGGAAGAGATTCCGTgtctttctaaattttttaaataataaaaaataaaaaataaaaatatagaataaaaaaatctaataatataaaagtagtgGAAAGTTAatgtaaattaaaagaaaatttaaaaatttaagaaatagtttaaagataaaattgttcaataaaaatgaagaattaTTAGTGAATGATTATCTAATTTTGGCTAatagattaattttaatctacatagttaaagatgattaattattgttattattttaatattattaagaatAAGGAAAACATTATCTAaaaaatgtggaaaaaaaattacacaaaattatatctcatttatatattgGTATAAATCATCACCTTAATTGTAATATTAGCAATATAATTAAACTAACCAGATGTGAAATGTTTTGTTTCAGTAATTATTTGAAGAAGTTAGTCTTTCAAaactaaatgaatttttttttatcttttatcttactttttttgttcattttgattttccattttttgaaatttttttattttttatttttttaaatacaccaTTAATTGTATTTAGATATTAACAGTTGTTAACAGCTACAAATATATTTCTCGCAAATATTTCTCAATCTCATCTTATCACATTGACTGTTTTGCCTCTGCAGACGCAATTCTCCTTTTGTGTACGAGAACGTCTTAGATGGTGGAGTGAACATGAAAAGAATGAGCATGAGAAcgaaatatattttagtattttaagaaaataaattttgattccCGTACTAAAATaccctatttaaaaaaaaatagttattttgattcttaaatATATGTAATGTGCTGATAAATTCCTTCCCAAacgattaaaattcaaattttagtcgtaaaaagtaaaaaaaatacaataaatttatttatttgttaacttttatttattaccATTAAAGAAAATGTCACAAAAATTGTCAACATGATTACTataaattagaccaaaatggcAAAATGTAAAATGTCAGGTATTTGTGCTTAGGTTTTTGTGCTTTCTTTCTATATGGAGTAAAGACTCAAATGAGAAAACtcattttctttcacttatTTAAGTAAAGAGGAACCAAAAGGGTGTGAGACACAGCCAGAGAGACTCATTCGAGAGAAAAAATAGTTACAAATCTGTGTGATTTTCGCATATCCATCATAGAACATTTTTAAGATTGCGACTGCGGAtttgttcaccgttggatcagaCTGATTTTTGGACAGTAGGTCTACACATATGATATTTCAAATTGTCCGGTTGAATCGTGAAAAAAGATATCTAAAGAGAGATAAGTGTTTCACATTCTTTGCTTTATATTTTGGGGTTTTTATCTTCTTATCTCCAATTGAAAGTCTGTTTTGATCTGGTTGTTTGTAGCATGTTTTAGTGTACTTGTTAGAGGTTCTCTTGTATCTTTATTAATTATAGTGGAGTTATTGCTTTGGTTTGGACGACCAGTGATTTTTACCCTTACATTGAAGGGGTTTTCATGTTAAACAAATTGTAcctctattttctttaatttttattttgcattctatattttattgttattcttCACATGTTCTTATAAGTTTGGtggaatttatttttgttgcttaTTACGTTATTGTGTTGGCTTTATTTCCCCCATTAGATTGTTGAGGTACAAATACAAGTATAAGGTGAAGTCTCAAATCGAGTAGAAATGCAAAAATTAAGTATCATATAAGTGAGTGAGGAGAAGATTCATAAACTTAAGTTTTATTAGATTCTAAGTATCCAaagtaaaaaatgattatttattaaaaataatattattagaaaatagGATAGTGAACCATGAGAAGAATTCAGTCGAATACAATAACACATTTAGTCGTtcagaataagaaaaataattttctccaAAAACGTACAAGAATTTATCTCTTTGTTTCTTAAGACAGTTTTGGCCCCATGTGGTCACTGTCATCCTTCCCAAAAGTCCACGTTATTTGCTATTACCGTGGGAGATTGGAACCAGTTTCCCTTGTTTGGACAGTAAAGTCACTTATTGTAAGCAATATGGCCAAGGTAATTATTCTTTAAGCCTTCAacttggaattttcttttcttagttTCTTTTTGCCTTTCTTCTGCTTTTGCTTTAAAAGCAGAATGCAATTGCGTGTGGTAACTGGCTAATACGACCTTTCAAAATAGGACAACATAGTTAGCAATAGAAGTGGCAGGCTATTAAATGATTAAGAGGGTTAAACTTAAATTATCAGTTTGAACTAGTAAATAATGTTAATCAACTGGTGAAAATGAAAAGCAATTGGATACACTTTGCAAGttgacataaataaaaatatattcggaTATATCTAGGCCATCACGTAGAGAGACAATTGTGACACAAAAGTCAGCAAAGCCACTGTATTTTCGACAACCTGTGGATTTGTAAACTATATGTTACGTTctaatctttttctttatcttctgtGAGCTTTAAATTGTCACAGGGAAAATAGCTCAGAggtacctttttcttttctcataggTGGACACCACACCTAATGATTAATTCTGGGTAAGGTCTAGCCTCCATTCAATGGTTCTATTGAATAAGATTCCCAGGCTTTCCCAAGGTTTTATGATTGAAAAAGAGGAAAGGTTTTGAATTCATCCAAAAAATTTCAGCTTCaactaaatataatatttttattcactaaaaaatcacatgatattGTTTATGTATTAATTTTGCCTAGTACAatttaaatctaataaaaattaaattaaagttaagtatgtttttgtttctcaaaatttggatcacttttgtttttgattcccaaaaattaatttatatttttagtctcaacATTTCAAAAATTGGATCTTTTAACACATTGTCGTTAACAAACTTGCTTGTGTGGTAGattgtatgtttttttaatagctTTAGATTCTTAAAATTTGTGGTGATTTTATAACCGttagaatttgattttgaaatttaaatttcaaatacaattttaaactattataatccaatgaaacaaaaaataaaataaaaggaattagtattcttattatcattattgttatttacactaccactttttaaaaaatagtaagagTATTGTTCAAAATCTTTTCAACCCCTCACCCCTTCCCCTTCCCTCTCCCCCTTTCTTCTCACTGCACCCTTTCCCCTCCATTCCTCTCAAACTATCACACTCTTACTTCCTcttctcatttttctcttcctttgaGCCACAAACTCCTTCCTCTCACACATTTCTCTCCCCCTCTCCCTTGCATTTCCCCTTCAAGTCTCCCTTTGATTTCGTTGTTACCCATAAAGGTGagcactttaaaaaaaattcatttttttcataatggaAACAAGATTTCATTGTGTTTTGGATTGagaaacacaacaaaatcatatctttatttattgtttgttctttgttttgaaaaatcCATAACATAAATacaattatgttttgtttttcaataaagaacataacaaaaatatgattttattatgtttttcaaCCCAAAAcacaatgaaaatatgattttgttgtgttttgggTTAAGAAACACAACCAAATTATATTTCCGTTgcgaaatgatttttttatgaattatttaatttattgtttaattaatattttatgctttagattttttttttcagatagcTCATAGCGTACTACCTATGTCTCAAATGCACATGTTGAGGTAGAGAGGCAAAGACTTGTGATTGCGTCAGTACATCATGATACAGTGTTGACTCAGCAATAGTAGTAACATGCAACAAAGCCTGAGGGATAGACTGGGGAAGAGGCACAATCATAGCCACAACCAGAAATATCGTCTGCCGACCATATCATCGGACTCCCATTTGGAGGAGACCTTGTGGATTTGACATTGCTTCAATCCTATAAGGACCACGTAGTTGGACGTGTATGGATTGGTGAGCCTAGAGTGGAGTTAAAGCTTATTAATCATGGTGACAATGTTATGCCTTACCCTACCCAACTGACAGTGAAGGGGTACGTGGATAGGTAAGGGCTTAACAGCCTCTATGATGTGCGATACATGTTCACGAATAAATGCATAATCAATGCCTTTATTGAGAGATGACATAGGGAGATTTTGGTTTATACAAAAGGACAATGATTTCTTCTAGAGATCAACCAACCATTGCATACAACTCGATTAGACCTTTAGAACTAAactaggaaaaaatgaaaatcatctTCCCCACTTAATTGTCATATTTAAGCTTCATGTAGTCCTACTCATCACAACCATCACATATATAACATGTCTACgataaaaacatcaaataaggTTCTTCTAGCTTCGACGACATCCATAATTACTTTTCTCGTAAAAACAAGTAACGTTTCCTCACTAGTTTTAATAAACTTAGGATCATAAAGACattcaaacaataaaatatcacATCAACCTCATAATACACAACAACAACGACTTCCTCCATCTTAAACCCAATATGGTGAAATATCAAGACCATACAACGAGCTTTAGACCAATTGTATTTATTAGCATCTTGTAATGTTCTCTCATAAGTCAATTATCAACTATAACCAAAATTGTATTGACAAAATAGATGGCCAGACTCTCGTAAATATGGTTGCTACATcacaatataaaacattaaattttacttttaaaaaattaaaacaccttttataaataaaaaatataatagaatcaTGATTTGGGTTTTTGGGGGGGAAAAAAAAAGGCCCCTCCCTGGGCCATTttggggggtgggggggggggtggtggttgaaaaaaataatgaaaacatgATTATGATGCATAAGTGTATAACATaatcatattcttttttttttttttgcaacccCCTGCATAAGGGAATCGTGACTCCATTAtctgatttttgaagataaattttttaaatatgcctAAAAGGCATACAGTGGGCAGTATCATTAGCAAAAATGGAAGTGCCAATAAGAATAGCCTAAAGTAAAAATGTACCAAAATTAATTGTGGATCAAGATAGTTATAACATTTTATAGGCCCAAAGTAAAACAATAGATTGGGCTTTTTATACAAATGCTgcaaacatatatttaaaaaaaaaaaactatgcatataatttcattaaaaatgatatattttattatgtataaaatattttctttacttacaaatacaaaatgtgtttaaatatgtttttcatcccttaaatttaaaacactttttgcttttagttactcaatttcaaaaaaaataaaaactttttagtccctttacataaaaaaataaatattttaatcaccTCAAAATCAATCTGTTTTTTATGGTGAgagactaaaaactaaaaaaacatttttttgaaattgaataacTAGaccaatataaatttaaatttgcggacccaaaaataaaaatcatccgAATGTGAGggattaaaaaacatatttaagcctacaaaatattatatatgaataggcatttaatttttttgcaaaaattaaaattttattagtttttttatttaagaatatcCATTAACTGATAGTTAGTGTTTAGTTTCTTTTAAAGTATAGAGATTAATGGAGTGAATTTTGTTtttccaacaaaaataaattttatacgtGATAATACTTgaataagttaaaatttgagAATGGAATGAGTTTTGAAAATACCGGCAAGATAAAGTTGtttcaaaagaatttaaaaaaaaaccttttcataataaagttgtcttatttttttattttttttgcctcTGTCAATCATGTGTTCTATTGTTCTCAACTACCCTAGGTCGGCATTGAAACTCCTTCAACAAAACCCTCATCCTGTCCATAACTCACCCCTCTCGATGAAGtttaggaaataaaatttaggtttaattactcTATAGTTAATAAATAGAGACCATATTATTTATTAGCCCGGTCTCTATGTTTgggtttaaaattttattggcCCAGTCCAGTTTAATATGGATCATTGGGTTGGTCAGTCCAACGGCCTgccaatatttttcaaatttttttttactaaaattaaatctttaaaatatttaaatataccagaacttataaatttaatcaaattatttaataacaaaatatagaaACTAGCCTATTAGTCACTCTGACTTCAACTCttcaataaaaatgaataaaatacttttggatcataaattatataaaaaaaatcgcaAGTATTATTAACCCAACCTATATATTTTATGAGTGTGTATGTATTATTAACCAAACCTACACATTACATGAGTGCGTGTGTTACTAATCCATAATATAATATACTGATACAAACTCGGGGTGTTAGACATATATTTGTGTTCCAACGAAGCATGTGTGTGAATTTTTCAATCTATGTTTGCAAAAGTGCGAGAAATGGTGGGTCTTGGATCGTGAgtgggtatatatatatatataacctatCGAACTTTATGTGTTTCTAgaactaatataattattgaCAAGTACATAAAGAGATGTGTTGctttatacattttaatatgttaatatCACGATGTtactttaaattgaaaattaggaggggatgtatttaatttatttgttcaccttttaaataaaactcaatTTAAAGGAGTCCTTTACAATGATTTCAGTAATGCATGGAATTCATTAAATACAAGTCTCGTATAATAAGGGACCatacttattattaaaaaaaatgtatttgcaCAGTTGCActacatttttatataataaagagagaaatacacagataaaaaaagaagtatgaaaaaagataattaatagaaataaataaaaaatattataaaaatattaactaatgaatataattgttattaaatATACGGATAGAGTGTACCCACCAAGGACAGCTAGCCCTTTGGGGCAAgtataactaaattaattattggaTGTGTACGTCGATACACAATAACTCACTCACAATTCACTCTACCTTGGTGTTAGATTAGAAACCCGTATTCTTGATGCATGATCAATTATCGGTGAAatcaaaagtaaattttaaaacaaatttgattaTAAACAAGAGTTATAAtaggtttttttattgttaacataaaatttaaattttagttattttatcctCTTCCGTCACATTATAATCTCTCTACAAAATAAATCTATCCAAGTATAAATGAATCATGTGGGACATGTTTTACctcaataatataaataaaatatatatttactcaAATAATACAAGTCAAAGATTATTTACATCCATAATACATATTATTGTTGATAGGCAGGAAATTGGTTTCTCCTCAAACCGATTTCTGacctctcttttattttttttcatttttttatttagtgtcAATTAGACTAATGTTAAATGCATCTTTAATGATTAAATTCACAAACATGATAAAAGATGCTTGATATCAAAGTAATATTGTATACGAAAGAATTTAGTGTCGATCAAACTGACACAAAATAACTATATtagattataagaaaaataataagagaattacttattttattaaaaaaatacttttaaaaacataagtattttttcattattcatatatactttgttaatttttatttcagttttttgttaagattataaaatataagtacaaaaataaagagtatattataattataaaatttataatcaaatacATTTATATAAGTGAAAGGTTAAGTGTTAGCTTACTTGAcactaaattaaacaaaattgtaCTTATGAAtctaatcattaaaaatatatttaacattaaCTTGACTaatgttaactaaaaaaataatttgattttacaacataaaaatgaaaaaaataaaaataaaagagaggagGAAAATCGATTTGGAGAAAATCGATTCCTcatctataaaaataatttgagtcataaatataaataataattgaattgtatcatttgagtaaatatatattttatatttttatttgtattattgaaATGAAATATTCATCACGTGAGATTGGTTGATGACAGGCTTTTCTTGTGAATGAAAGTATTGTGTTTTAATAAGCATTTATAGATTGAAGATTATTTAGATTCACATTGTTTAtaagaaaaagggggaaaataatcaattaatttgtgaaaaaaattgcaaataaatataatatgtaaaacGTGTGTAGTCGAGGACAGTTACAAAAGGTTATTTTAATGTCGATAATTTGGTGGTTATTGTTTTGAGTTTCATTTTCAAAACAACGTCAGAAGATATTCCCCCTGATCGCAGTAGGAAAATAggtcattttaaaatttgaataaagttACACCTAACTTAACCCTATCATTGGTAAGGTGAGAAGTAAAGGACAATGgtgagaaaaattaaaaatgaaaatcgaagaactaataaaaaaatttgctgtgtataaataaactattttgttatcatttactttatatttttttaatcaaataaaaaaatatatcgtaatttgtattttttttctttgttttatttgctCTCATGAATAACATGTTTGGGTGGGTGTCCAATGACTTCGACACGAATCACcttgaagtaaatattttttgtttctatgtCAATCTAAACATTTAGACGTGAATTTGGGTAAAAATCGTGAATCTTGTATGCAgatttaaaaaacacaaaaatattccTATGTGATACGGTGatagtaatttttatatatatacaaacatAGAGTTATTCTTCTAATTTTCATGCCCATATATACAAGGCAATCATAAAAACAtgtaacatatatataatttaactaaCATATTTGAGTAAGAAATTATGTTTAGGATGTAATTAAAAACCCTAATTactaactttatttttaaaaggacTAATTATTAACTTCTTAATAGATATGAAAAATCACATTTGGAATGTGAAATAAAACTCTCAATCTCTCTACCTTTTGAGTATTAATCTCGTGCCTTTTAACTATAAGAATATTTTACgtccagaagaaaaaaaagttaacctgtgaatatttgaattaattaatataactaataaaagttctttctctttttttttttattattccaaTGGGAATGGGAAGATTATGTATAGACGTATGAGAGATTACAGTGGATGCATGACAACAAAATAGTAGATATAGATAAGATAAGCCGACTCTCCTTTCAGCATGCTTTCCAATTTCGTGCGTTTTTTCGAAAAAATATAGCGGCAAATTAACcaacctttattatttttttatataaaaacaataaacataagtcatattaaattttaaataaaaaataattattttcaaaatcaagataacatatatttataattgtgtaaaaaaattataattttaaaaattaatttacctaTCATCGCTAAATTTCTTACAAATCTTGATATGTGCTTATCTCTTGTTTCTTTCGTGATCTGAGCTTGCATTCAATTCAAACGAGTCTCTATCAAGCCGTATCCGTGTCCATCAACATTAAACCAATATGCGGATATggtttaattgatttatttacattatatgatttttgtgtcggttataatatatatgacttaattaaatttgttatatttataatataggttgtttttagattattatttaatgtatttttttaatcaagttttttaaaaaaatattaatttcattttattatatgttattagTCACATTCTGTTGATTGATGATGTGATAAATGTAGTGTAACGTCATTACGTTTTGTCACAAACATTTCATTGTCATGTTGTCGTTTTTAATGATGTCTGGACATGATGACATGACACTCTATATGTTACGTCATCACTTAACGAAAGAAATTAATGATAGGtagtaaaatgaaactaaatttatttttaggtaGGCAtttgactaaaaataaatttttaggtaGTAATCTGAAAACGATCTATTTTTCAtgtattaaaaacttatttaatatatgacatgaaaaatttatttaaaccatatataattaatgttttacgGACTATGATCAATGTACACATATAACATGTTATGTCTTTTCTCACGCTTTCTTCCAAACTATATATCTCACCATTTGATTTTGTTGGATTCTCTTTTAGCTTTGTCCAAATATTAAATGTATATatcttaactctttaatttcacctttaatattatcttattaatCTACTTCAGTTGATTaaacatgataaattgatatgtgagttattgtaaattttaaatagtatttttttattcctaccaataaaaatatcttattaatttaatgtatttcttattttgaatgatgaattatcttaaaaaataaataagataaagttttttaagtctatataaaagtaaattacatatatgttgatcaagatattttaattaatttttagctttttacaagtttacaaatatttgatcaaattaaagtgtttgagaaataattttttgactTATAAGATTTgcttttaaacataaatttagtattaccatttttatttttattttcaataaaataataaaatttatcatttatcattttatctgaaattaaattatatattttgataaaacttcTCCTAATCAtttgttaactaaaaaattattttttagattggcttaaataagtttttcatatcTAAGAAAATATGTCGTTTTCagataatcacttaaaaattcattttttgtcaaatacctatttaaaatttcttttaagttttatttgattACTTATCGCTAATTCTCTTCCGTTAGATGATGATGTAACAGAAGGAATGTCACATCATCATGACCAATGATTGACATGTTATTGTCATGCCATTGAAGATGATGACGTGATAATGAGATATTTGTGACAAGGCGTGATGATATGATATTACGTTTGTCATTCATCACTTAACAAGACGACCAACgacagataataaaataaaattaatttttttttcagatacttgattaaaaaaatattaaataataatatatattacaagtatgaaaaatctttatatatataaagggacAAGAAGGACCATTgaaacttttttctcttttgaatCATAAgagtttacaaaaaatatacatatcgTTTACATCAATATTCTTGCATTACTTTTCATGTtaacaacaaaatttattttaaaatataaatttgaatctaATTCATACAGTGAGACTTGTCATTATATActatctttatcttatttttaattaatataagatttgaattttttcaatACATTATCCTACCTCTAATATTATTCTTAGACTTGTACGCAGACAATATGACGAGCGAATAATTCGAAATCATATTTTGATAGAATGAATCTGATAATTATCAACTACACTAACATTTATTTAGGAGAAGGAACATTGTACCAAACTAGCATTTAAGGCTATGAGAGACGTATTAGGATCAAACACCTAGGCAGGGCACGGCATCAACATTATTAACAAAGTAATATAAACTAATAAGATATAAGTAGCAACATGTACAAAGACAAATTATATTGTCCCAGTTCATGTTCTGATGTTCATGTTCATCCGTCAAGCCCGCAATGACTTTCGTACTTATTTTGTTGCATGTAAAACGTACGGATAATGAATCACAGCTCATGTGCTAGTTACAGCACCCTTTCTCCTTCCTGACTCAATGCATGTGCGCTTTTTCCCTCTCCCTCCCCAATAAGGACACCAAACATTTGATGTCTCTGAATATCCATCCCTAAAAAATTGTAACGAGTTTTGAGAGGTCCACGCGTTCGGTCTGTGCTTGTGATTGTACAG harbors:
- the LOC547601 gene encoding glutamine amidotransferases class-II superfamily protein; protein product: MLAIFHKAFAHPPEELNSPASYKGSKKPKVPEETLKDFLSHHPHNTCSMSFGDAAVLAYVRPDQSFSRHQRLFCGIDDIYCLFLGSLNNLSLLNKQYGLSKSTDEAMFVIEAYKTLRDRGPYPADQVVKELDGSFAFVVYDSKVGSVFAALGSDGGVKLYWGIAADGSVVISDDLEVIKEGCAKSFAPFPTGCMFHSEGGLMSFEHPMNKLKAMPRVDSEGAMCGANFKVDKFARVNSIPRVGSQSNWMEWDQH